A genomic window from Salvia splendens isolate huo1 chromosome 11, SspV2, whole genome shotgun sequence includes:
- the LOC121753962 gene encoding lectin CPL-like — MAKLPQTLIPTLLSAFLLLHTAQSQSTSFTYDFYGDQPTDLIYQGDAHFPSDTTFLRLTNAERGNVGRVLHSSPVQFSQGGSQVDFETTLNFIITPSSANAPADGLTFFIAPVGSTIPSSSTGSNLGIFSSSGSSPSVFAVEFDTYVNSAWDPSYRHIGIDIGSRSSRVTTEVGDAIIGQQVNARINYVGATKMITVRATAGSETFELSYEYDLSGFLNSQVQVGLSAATGEYVATHDIVSWYFTATMNQNNAGSRSRKELAGQFVGI; from the coding sequence ATGGCCAAGCTCCCCCAAACCCTAATCCCAACCCTCCTCTCCgccttcctcctcctccacacCGCGCAGTCGCAATCAACCTCCTTCACCTACGACTTCTACGGCGACCAGCCCACCGACCTAATCTACCAAGGCGACGCCCACTTCCCCTCCGACACCACCTTCCTCCGCCTCACAAACGCAGAGAGAGGCAACGTCGGCCGCGTCCTCCACTCCAGCCCCGTCCAGTTCTCCCAAGGCGGCAGCCAAGTCGACTTCGAGACCACCCTCAACTTCATCATCACGCCCAGCTCCGCCAACGCCCCCGCCGACGGCCTCACCTTCTTCATCGCCCCCGTGGGGTCCACCATCCCCAGCAGCTCCACCGGCTCCAACCTCGGCATCTTCAGCTCCTCCGGCTCCAGCCCCTCCGTCTTCGCAGTCGAGTTCGACACCTACGTCAACAGCGCCTGGGACCCCAGCTACCGCCACATCGGCATCGACATCGGCTCCAGATCATCCCGCGTGACCACGGAGGTCGGCGACGCCATCATCGGGCAGCAGGTGAACGCCAGGATCAACTACGTCGGAGCCACGAAGATGATCACCGTCCGCGCCACCGCGGGATCGGAGACGTTCGAGCTCAGCTATGAGTACGACTTGAGCGGATTTCTCAACAGTCAGGTTCAAGTCGGGCTCTCGGCCGCCACGGGAGAGTACGTCGCCACCCACGACATCGTCTCGTGGTATTTCACGGCCACGATGAACCAGAACAATGCCGGCTCAAGGAGCAGGAAGGAGCTGGCTGGGCAGTTTGTGGGGATTTAG
- the LOC121755809 gene encoding uncharacterized protein LOC121755809: MDFEQHATEKCGPSRDGRSEIPGVDVVNCDVNTGGGGEPDLNAGGENLAQVVGESDRESLRSVSDRGADCFGGGDVGDFKSELLPNKADGDLRLSRGFPGLDVDSKVNIVRVVRVGVEGNGEHVRCFGGGRFKEAEVAANLGGEVVASGTMKKARPSACGAVLLGLMMNWMVVVKSAACPKGTVLE; the protein is encoded by the coding sequence ATGGACTTTGAGCAACACGCGACAGAGAAATGCGGGCCATCACGGGATGGTAGAAGTGAAATCCCAGGTGTTGACGTCGTGAACTGCGACGTAAACACCGGTGGAGGAGGCGAGCCCGACTTGAACGCTGGAGGGGAGAATCTGGCTCAAGTCGTAGGTGAAAGTGACCGGGAAAGTCTGCGATCCGTCAGTGACAGAGGCGCTGATTGCTTTGGTGGAGGCGACGTAGGAGACTTTAAGAGTGAGCTCCTTCCCAACAAAGCTGATGGGGACCTGCGCCTTAGCCGAGGGTTTCCTGGACTCGATGTCGATTCCAAGGTTAACATAGTTCGGGTTGTCAGAGTAGGTGTCGAAGGCAATGGCGAACACGTGCGATGTTTTGGAGGCGGAAGGTTCAAAGAGGCCGAGGTTGCCGCCAATTTGGGAGGGGAAGTTGTGGCCAGCGGGACTATGAAGAAGGCGAGGCCGTCAGCCTGTGGGGCAGTGTTATTGGGCCTGATGATGAATTGGATGGTGGTGGTGAAGTCGGCTGCGTGCCCGAAAGGGACGGTTTTGGAGTAG